The genomic stretch TACAGTGGCGGCCAGGGCCAGGACACCCACGGAGGCACAGAGCGTGCGCAGCCAGGGCGCGTCCTCGAGCGCCATCAGTGGAAGCCCCGCGAGCAGCGAAGGCAGGAGCGCCAACCCCAGGGCCGCGGCGGAAGTGCCATGCAGCAGCCGTCCCGCCGCCCTCAGCGGCACCAGGCCCAGCGCGGCGACGCCAAGCGCCACCGAGGCACCGAGCCCAGATGACAGGGCGAACAGTGACGACAGCGCGATGAAGGCGACGGGGAGCAACGCGAGGCCAATGCCCGCGAGCACGCGGCCGACCGGCATGGAGCGCCGGGACAGGAACACACCGAGCCCGATGAAGGCCGCGTGGTACCCCCACAGGGCGCCCGTGACGAGGAGCTGGCGCGGGACGCCACCAAGCGCGCGCCAGGCCTCGCGCACGCCCATGAGCGAGCCGCCCAGCACCAGCATCGCGCCGAGGAACCACCAGATGAACTCCTGGAACCGGGGAGTGCTCTCCGGCCGTGCATCGAGCGCCACGACGGCCTCGAGCCCTCCGCTGAGCGGGCCTGACGCATCCCGGTCGAAGTACGTCTGCCCGGAATCCAGCGCCGCGCCCAGGTCGTCCTCTCCCGCCTCCGAGCCAGGCCGGAGCCCACGACGCTTGCGCGCCTTCTGCTCCCGCTCCGCCTTCGCGGCTTCGTCCAACGAGCGCGCGAGCGCCGCACCCCAGCCCCACAGCCGCCATTCTCCCCCGTTGCGAAGCGAGGTCGCGACGCCATCCGCCCAGGCCTCCGCGCGGGTCGCCGCGTCCACGGGAGGGACCGCCTTCGCTTCGAAGAAGTCCTGGGCGGGTGCCTGCTCGCCCTCCTCGGCCTTCGGCGCTCCGGGGTCAAGGCCATCCGCGCCATGCGTGAGGGACTCTGCGAGCCGGGCCGCGGTGACGACATCGATGAGCGCGCTGGCCTGCCAGCCTTCGATGTGACGCCGCAGGCTCTCCCTGACGAGTGCGTCGAGATTCGGCTCGGTGGCGGGCACGAGCGGGGCACCACACTCCTGACACATGGCCCCCGAGGCCACGTCACGGAGCCGAGCGCAGGCTTGGCAGATCATGATGTGACAGCATAGCCCCAGTTCCATGAGACCTGCTTGATGCCCGGCGCCCTACCCCTCAGCGCAAGAGCGAGCTGACGCCGCCATCCGTAATCATCGAATGGCCGGTGACGACGACGCGGGTGCCCTCTCGCGCGAAGTCGAGCGCCGCCGCTCGACCGATGCCCGGGTTGCCACCCGTCACCAGAACGACCTTGTTCTCGAACGTCTTCATGGATTGGACCCACCTTGCAGCAAGGTGTTCAAATACTTGTCCGACCCGAGCGACCTCGCTCGTCGAGCACGCCCACGGATGCCTCGCGAGCCGCCCATCGTCCTTCCCGTTTCACTGCCGCTGCTCCGGCATGCGAACCCGTGGGCGCTGCTTCTCTCCAAGGAGGAAGGCTATCCACTCTCCACCGCCGCCCTCCTCTCAGAGCGCTATGCCCTGAAAAGCGACGAGAAGCCCTTCGTACGAGAGCTGCTCAATCGCAAGCGGAACCTGTGGGTCTTCCGCTGTGACCAGCGCCGCTTCGCCGGAGACTTCGTCGTCGTGGACATGGCGGAGCCCCGTCCCGCTCGACGCCGGGTAGTGGTGCTCGACCTCAAGATGGGGGCGCCCCTCGTCCTCGGCGGCGGTGGTGCCGGCATGCAGCTCACCCATGCCCAGGATGCGGTGAACGGTGTCGCTGCACGCAAGGGCCTCATCGCACCGGGCACGCCCTACGTACTGGCCACGGGTGGAAAGGACGCCATGCTCGCGTATCTGCGGGCGTGACCTCTCCAGGCGCGACGCTGCATTCTTTGAAGTGCCATTCAGCACCCACAATGAGGCGGTCCACATGGAACTCTCTCCAGGAAGCAAGCGAGGCAGTTCGCGACGGAGCAGATGTGAATGCAGCCGACGAATACGGTGAAAAACCCCTAACGGAGTCCGTCGCAGTCGGAGCAGGAGTTCAAACATCAACGAAACTCGTCAAATATCTACTCTCCCAAGGAGCGCTCCTTGCAAATGAGAACTCCAGGACGGGTTCTGGAACATCGATTCATCGCGCGACAAGAAGCGGGAGCATCGAGAACTCTACTCAAGAAAGATGGACACGCAGCCCTTTCGCAGTTTGACGTTCTCGGCCTCACGTCACTGGCAGTCGCCATGTTCAACGATTCGATTGAAACAGCACGGCTGCTGATTGATGCCAAGTCGCCGCTCAACATACGTGACAAGGAGGAGCTAGGAGATCCGGCGCTGCCCCATGCGGTAGGGAATCACAACGCGGCCCGCATGCGCTTGATGCTAGGATTCCCCAGCCGGGAAGATGAGGCCCCCCGGTCAAGCAGGCGTACATTCAGGCCAAGGACATCGTGGGTGGAGTCCTGTCCGCTGGACTGCTTCTGGTAGGCTGGTGGAGCAGATGCGAGCATGGGCGAGGATGCGCTGCCCTTCTGAGGCAACGATTCGTACTGGATTGACTTCTATTCAGACGCGAGCCTCACGCGGTTGGCCGGCGTCAAGTCCTGTAGTTGTTACGAGACGGCACACATCTCCGGACGGCAGACGGCGTTCTGCCGTGACGGACTTCTACTCCGTCTGTCGTTAGCCTTCGTCTCCGTGGGCTCCCAGCGCCCGGCCCTTTCACCTGATAGGGCCGGGTCGTTCCGTCGATGACACAGACACCGCAATGCGTCATCCAGCGACGCAATCCGTTTCAACCCACCGGGTGTCAGAAACACACCATTTACACTAAGTGAAAACCCCCATACACACCGCGTGTCTCCAATTCGGAGACAACTCGCAATGAGGGGGAAGTCATGAAGAAGCTCAATACGTTGGGAGTTGTGGGTCTGCTGTCTCTAGCTGCCGTTGGCTGCGGTGGGGAGTACACGCCGGAGGACGAGCAGGCCATGCAGCAGCCTGAGCTGAGCGATGTGGAGCAGGCCATGGAGTCCGCGTGGATTGACGCTGGTCAGACGCGCGATTTCTCGACCTGGCTGTTCGGCGTGACGCCGTTCTCCATCCAGAACGTCGGTACCGCCCCCACGTCGTATTACGCGTACTGCGGGAGCAACAACATCTCCGGTACCGTGGGTGTCGGCCAGACGCACAGCAACCTGAACCTCAACTGCGCGTGGCCCGGGGCGCGGCTCTACGTGAGCAACACGAGCGGCACCGTCGGCACCCACAAGCTCTACGTCTGGACCTGGTAGCGCGCTGTTTCAGCTGCCCACCATCCGGATGATGCACTGGGGGAACTCTCTGCAGGGGGTTCCCCTTTTTCGTTGTCGCTCGCCCCTTGACTGAACGTGCTTTCAGGCCCACGGTGGGCACATGAAGGCGCGTCCCATCGACAATCCGCCCAACCCCTGGGCGAGCACCGCGGTGGAGTACCTGGACGAAATCCCGCCGTCCAAGCTGGAGGTCTTCGAGGACCACAGCCGGCAGGTGCTGTCGCACAACGACAGCCCGGACGTGGGCTTCAGCTGGAGCGTCAACCCGTACCGGGGCTGCCTCCACGCCTGCGCGTACTGCTACGCGCGGCCCACGCACCAGTACCTGGACATGGGCGCGGGCACCGACTTCGAGACGAAGCTGGTGGTGAAGCCCCGGGCGCCGGAGCTGCTCCGCGAGGCCTTCGAGAAACCCTCCTGGAAGGGTGAAACCGTCGTCTTCAGCGGCGTCACCGACTGCTACCAGCCGCTGGAGGCCTCCTTGCGGCTGACGCGAGGCTGCCTGGAGGTCTGCGCCGAGTACCGCAACCCGGTGGGCATCATCACCAAGGGCGTGCTCGTCGAACGGGACTTGGACGTCCTCCAAAGGCTGGCCCGGGACGCGCGCCTGTGGGTCAGCATCAGCCTCCCCTTCCACAACGCGGAGCTGGCCCGGGCCATGGAGCCCTATGCCGCCTCTCCCATGCGCCGACTGCTGACCATCCGCCGGCTCACCGAGGCGGGCATCGACGTGGCGGTGTCGGTGGCCCCCATCATCCCGGGCCTCAACGATGAGGACATCCACCGCGTGCTGGCCGCGGCGCGTGAAGCCGGCGCCACCCGCGCGCACCACATCCTGGTGCGGCTGCCCGGCCCGGTGAAGGACGTCTTCGCGGAGCGGCTGCGCGCGAAGCTGCCCCTGCGCGCGGAACGGGTGCTCCACCGCATCCGGGAAACCCGCGGCGGGGAGCTCAACGACAGCCGCTTCAAGCACCGGATGCGCGGTGACGGCCTCTACGCGGAGACCATCCACCGCCTCTTCCACACCGCGGCGCGCAAGGTGGGCATCCGCGCCTCGTACATCACCGAGGACGCCCCGGACACCTTCCGGCGTCCGGAGCGCAAGCCGCCGCCCACGCCGCAGCTCAGCCTCTTCTGAGCGCGCACGCGGGCGGCGGGCGTCATTTCCGGATGGCTTGGACGATGGAGATGAGGATGACGGAGCCCACCGTCGCCACCAGCAGTGACCAGAGGTTGAAGCCCGTCACCCCGGTGCCGCCCATCAGACTGAAAACCCAGCCGCCAATCATGGCCCCGACGATGCCGGTGGCGATGTTGGCGAACATGCCCATGCGGGCGTTGGTGCCCTTGATGATGCTGGCCAGCCAGCCCGCGATGCCACCCAGCACCAACCACGTACAGATACCCATGACGACCTCCTTCGTGCCCTCCGGTTGCTATCAGACCTCCCGCCCTCGCGCAGCGGCCGACCGCCCTCCTCATGTACGCACGGGCCGTGGACGCATTGCATCCGGCCCCTGAAACGACGACGCCCCGTGCCTCGCTCGGAGACACGGGGCATCCGCGGCGCGCGCGTGTGTCGCTCAGTCCTTGCCGAGCATGCCGTCGCGCAAGCTGCCATCCACCGGGCTCTTGCCCACGAAGACGGAGAAGAGCGCGTCGGAGAAGTCCTTGCCCTCGACGGAGATCTCCTTGCCCGTCTTGCTGGACACCTGCGTGCCCTGGCCGGGGATGTACGTGAGGATGAGCTCGTCACCCTTCTTCACGTCCGGGATGGCCGCGTTGAAGGTGTCCAGCTTGGGCTGGAGCTCCGGCAGCTTGGAGCCCGCGTTCTTCTTGAAGCCGTCGCCAATGGCATCGACGATGGTCTTCTTGTCCAGATCCCTCAGCATGTACATGCGCACACGCTTGATCTGGTCCGAGCTGATGATGGCGGCGCCATCCTTGGACGGCGTCTCCAGATAGAGCCCCGCCGTATAGACCTTGAACACCAGCTTGCTGCGCAGGCCCACGCCGTTGAGCTTCAGCTCCTTGCCGGCAACGGACGCGGTCTCCGGGTACTTCACCCCCGCAACCTCCTTGGCGAAGGCCGGAACGGCGAACATCAGGGACAGCACGACGGCGGTCAGCGAGGCTTTCATGAATCCTCCGGGTGTGGGTAATCCGTGCGGTTGGACGCAGCCTACCCGCGTGTCTTCACGAAGTGGTCCATGAAGGCGGCCAGCGTGCGCACATTCTCCACGCTCACCGCGTTGTACATTGAAACGCGGATTCCTCCGGCCGTCCGGTGCCCCTTGAGGCCCACCATTCCTTGCTGCTTCGCGTCAGCGACGAAGGCCGCATCCAACGCATCCGAGGGCAACTGGAAGACAGCGTTCATCACTGAACGGGACTCGCGCTCCACCGGCGCGCGGTAGAAGTCCGGGTATCGGTCCACGGCCCCATAGAGCAACGCCGCTTTTTCCCGGTTCCACTGCTCCAGCTGCGCGAGGCCCCCCACCGACTGCACCCAGGCCAGGACGTTGCGCACCAGGTAGACGGCCAGGGTGGGCGGCGTGTTGTAGAGCGAGTTGTTCTCCGCGTGGGTGGTGTAGCGGAAGATCTTCGGAATGTCCGTCCGGCCCCGCGCGATGAACGCCTTGTCAGCCACCACCAGCGTCACGCCGGAGGGCCCCAGGTTCTTCTGCGCGCCCGCGTAGATGAGGCCGAAGCGGCTGACATCAAAGCCCTTCCACAGGAAGTCCGAGCTCATGTCCGCCACCAACGGCACGTTCCCCACGTCCGGGAAGGTGTGCCACTGGGTGCCAAAGATGGTGTTGTTGCTCGTCAGGTGGACATACGCCGCGTTCGAGTCGAGGCGCAGCTCATCCTGGCGGGGCACCCGCGTGTAGCGCTTGTCCGGCCGCGCCGTGCTCACCGCGACGCGCGGCGTGCCGTAGTACTTCGCCTCGTCGAAGGCCTTCTCGCTCCACACGCCCGTCATGAGGTAGTCCGCGCTGGCGCCGGGCGGCAGGAAGTTCATCGGCACCTGGGCGAACTGCTGGGAGGCGCCGCCGGTGAGGAACAGGACCTGGTGGGTGTCGGGAATCCCCAGCAGCCGGGTCAACAGGGAGACGGCTTCGTCGTGGACCCCCTCGTATTCCCGTCCCCGGTGGCTGTGCTCCATCACCGACATGCCGGAGCCCTGGAAGTCGATCAGTTCGTCCCGAGCCCGCTCGAGGGCCGGCAGTGGCAGTCCGGCCGGGCCGGCGTTGAAGTTGATGACGCGCATGGCAGTGTCCCTTCTTGAAATGAACGGCCGCGGAGACATTCTTCCCCCCAGCGCCCCCCCGGGTGCCAGCGAGAAAAAGGTTGCCCGCCTGCTTCCATGGAGACGGTGGCGTCCACCGGCCCTGTGGCCGGCGGGTCTTTGCGAGGGTCTGGAGGACAGGTGGCTGCGTCGGAGGGACTGACGGAGTGGGTGCGGCGGGCATCGCAGGGGGAGGCGTCTGCCTACAGCGAGCTCTACCGGCGCACGCGTCCCCTGGTGACGCGGCTGGTGGGCGGCTTCGCCCAGTTGGACGCCGACGAGGTGGAGGACGTCATCCAGGAGACCTTCGTCCGGGCGTTCCGGGCGCTCCCCCGGCTGAAGGAGCCCGGGGCCTTCGAGTCATGGCTGCTGTCCATTGCCCGAAACCGGGCCCGGACGCGGCTGGAGCGGAAGTCCAGCACCCGGCGGCTGGAGGAGGACGTGGCGGACCCGGAACCGGAGACGGTCCCCCACATTCCCGAGGCGCTGCAACTGGAGCGTGACATCGCGGTGGTGCGGCGGCTCATCGCGGAGCTGCCCGAGGGCGAGGAGAAACGGACGGTGCACCTCTTCTACGTGGAGGGTGAGCTGTCCGCGCGGGAGATTGCGGAGAAGCTGGGCGTGGGAAAAAGCGCGGTGACGATGCGGCTGGAGCGGTTCCGGTCTCGAATCAAGCGCGAGCTGCTGCGGCGAGTCCTCGCCGGCCGGTGGGAGTGAGTGTTCATGAAACACCTGGACGATGGCGCACTGAGCGCCCTTTCCCGCCGAGAGCCCGAGGCCGTGGCGTACTTCGCCGGACACCTGGCGCACCCGTGTGAGACTTGCGAGGCGTTCCTCGCCACGCACCCGGGCCCGGGCCTGCTCGACGGTCAGGCGGACTCGCTGCTGCTGGGGCTCGCTCCAACCGGCGCGTCCGCTCCGCCCCTGGATGAAGTGGGTCTGGCGCGCGTGCGGCGCGCGCTGCGAACCCATCGGCCCGCGGCCGGGCGCT from Myxococcus xanthus encodes the following:
- a CDS encoding chalcone isomerase family protein, which codes for MKASLTAVVLSLMFAVPAFAKEVAGVKYPETASVAGKELKLNGVGLRSKLVFKVYTAGLYLETPSKDGAAIISSDQIKRVRMYMLRDLDKKTIVDAIGDGFKKNAGSKLPELQPKLDTFNAAIPDVKKGDELILTYIPGQGTQVSSKTGKEISVEGKDFSDALFSVFVGKSPVDGSLRDGMLGKD
- a CDS encoding SDR family NAD(P)-dependent oxidoreductase, which gives rise to MKTFENKVVLVTGGNPGIGRAAALDFAREGTRVVVTGHSMITDGGVSSLLR
- the serC gene encoding 3-phosphoserine/phosphohydroxythreonine transaminase, giving the protein MRVINFNAGPAGLPLPALERARDELIDFQGSGMSVMEHSHRGREYEGVHDEAVSLLTRLLGIPDTHQVLFLTGGASQQFAQVPMNFLPPGASADYLMTGVWSEKAFDEAKYYGTPRVAVSTARPDKRYTRVPRQDELRLDSNAAYVHLTSNNTIFGTQWHTFPDVGNVPLVADMSSDFLWKGFDVSRFGLIYAGAQKNLGPSGVTLVVADKAFIARGRTDIPKIFRYTTHAENNSLYNTPPTLAVYLVRNVLAWVQSVGGLAQLEQWNREKAALLYGAVDRYPDFYRAPVERESRSVMNAVFQLPSDALDAAFVADAKQQGMVGLKGHRTAGGIRVSMYNAVSVENVRTLAAFMDHFVKTRG
- a CDS encoding PA0069 family radical SAM protein, with the translated sequence MKARPIDNPPNPWASTAVEYLDEIPPSKLEVFEDHSRQVLSHNDSPDVGFSWSVNPYRGCLHACAYCYARPTHQYLDMGAGTDFETKLVVKPRAPELLREAFEKPSWKGETVVFSGVTDCYQPLEASLRLTRGCLEVCAEYRNPVGIITKGVLVERDLDVLQRLARDARLWVSISLPFHNAELARAMEPYAASPMRRLLTIRRLTEAGIDVAVSVAPIIPGLNDEDIHRVLAAAREAGATRAHHILVRLPGPVKDVFAERLRAKLPLRAERVLHRIRETRGGELNDSRFKHRMRGDGLYAETIHRLFHTAARKVGIRASYITEDAPDTFRRPERKPPPTPQLSLF
- a CDS encoding RNA polymerase sigma factor is translated as MAASEGLTEWVRRASQGEASAYSELYRRTRPLVTRLVGGFAQLDADEVEDVIQETFVRAFRALPRLKEPGAFESWLLSIARNRARTRLERKSSTRRLEEDVADPEPETVPHIPEALQLERDIAVVRRLIAELPEGEEKRTVHLFYVEGELSAREIAEKLGVGKSAVTMRLERFRSRIKRELLRRVLAGRWE
- a CDS encoding GlsB/YeaQ/YmgE family stress response membrane protein is translated as MGICTWLVLGGIAGWLASIIKGTNARMGMFANIATGIVGAMIGGWVFSLMGGTGVTGFNLWSLLVATVGSVILISIVQAIRK